A window from Ignavibacteriota bacterium encodes these proteins:
- a CDS encoding C-GCAxxG-C-C family protein, translating into MKTKKSDTKRVFLKKGACSHTFFYIINREFGYLKEHAEQASDPLAGGLSQEGYQCGMLWGAVLGVGAEAFRRHDDIGQAIAQAINATQIILESFIDRAKSANCSVITNCDFNSKYGLAKYLISGKPIRCFNLADRWAPEAIKTAKIGLSQQLTDLPEIPISCASEVVRMMGGSNEEIVLVAGFAGGLGLSGNACGALGAAIWYKTFQRVKQHDYKYSLKDLSIENIKEIFLKETDYKMECSKICRQQFKTINEHTEFIKNGGCNRIINLLGKV; encoded by the coding sequence ATGAAAACTAAAAAAAGCGATACTAAAAGAGTCTTTTTAAAGAAAGGAGCATGCTCTCATACATTCTTTTATATAATTAACCGGGAATTCGGTTATCTTAAAGAACATGCAGAACAAGCTTCAGATCCACTGGCTGGTGGATTATCTCAAGAAGGTTATCAATGCGGGATGCTATGGGGTGCCGTTTTAGGTGTTGGTGCGGAAGCTTTTCGAAGACATGATGATATTGGACAAGCTATCGCTCAGGCAATAAATGCAACCCAAATTATTTTGGAATCGTTTATAGATAGAGCAAAAAGTGCGAATTGTTCTGTTATTACTAATTGTGATTTTAATAGTAAATATGGGTTAGCGAAATATTTAATTAGCGGAAAACCAATTAGGTGTTTTAATTTAGCAGATAGGTGGGCACCCGAAGCAATTAAAACTGCAAAAATTGGATTATCTCAACAACTCACTGATTTACCAGAAATTCCAATAAGTTGTGCTTCTGAAGTAGTACGAATGATGGGAGGCAGTAATGAAGAAATTGTATTGGTTGCCGGGTTTGCCGGAGGCTTAGGGTTAAGCGGCAATGCTTGCGGTGCATTGGGTGCTGCAATATGGTATAAAACGTTTCAGAGAGTAAAACAGCATGATTATAAGTATTCGTTAAAAGATCTTTCAATAGAGAATATAAAAGAAATATTTCTTAAAGAAACAGATTATAAAATGGAGTGTTCGAAAATTTGTAGACAGCAATTTAAAACAATAAACGAGCATACGGAGTTTATTAAGAATGGCGGATGTAATAGAATAATTAATTTACTTGGTAAGGTATAG
- a CDS encoding sigma-70 family RNA polymerase sigma factor, translating into MLINQNNNQNFDYSVIINKYKGLAFNIALKISKNEQDAEEIVQDSFVKAFKGLNKFKNKSQFSTWFYRIVYNTAISSIRYKKHLTVEIDDNLTENFESNQIECAINNLDAYDRKLLINEALAKLNELDYTILSLYYYEDMSLKEISKIVEKKKNYLKVLLQRARLKLYNGLSTSLKSDLKELI; encoded by the coding sequence ATGTTAATTAACCAAAATAACAATCAGAATTTTGATTATTCAGTTATAATTAACAAATACAAAGGTTTAGCTTTTAATATAGCCTTAAAAATCTCTAAAAACGAACAAGACGCTGAAGAGATTGTTCAAGATTCATTTGTTAAAGCATTTAAAGGATTGAATAAATTCAAAAATAAAAGCCAGTTTTCAACTTGGTTTTACCGGATAGTTTATAATACGGCTATATCTTCAATAAGGTATAAGAAACATCTAACTGTAGAAATTGATGATAATTTAACAGAGAACTTTGAAAGTAATCAAATTGAGTGTGCAATTAATAATCTTGATGCTTATGACCGAAAACTTTTGATAAATGAAGCTTTAGCAAAGTTAAATGAACTTGATTATACCATACTTTCACTTTATTACTATGAGGATATGAGTTTAAAAGAAATTTCAAAAATTGTAGAAAAGAAAAAAAACTATTTAAAAGTTTTATTACAAAGAGCAAGGTTAAAATTATACAATGGACTTAGTACATCACTAAAAAGTGATTTAAAAGAATTGATATGA
- a CDS encoding IS110 family transposase, with amino-acid sequence MYYTGIDLHKFTSYLTTVDSSGKIIKEQNIKNIDHNFVQYFSDLGTENLTTVESTMTWYWLDDLLNSLKIPLVLAHAKYVKAIAYAKVKTDKVDSHTLAQLLRMDYIPEAYKISNQNRTLRDALRARLKIVQRHTSVTNSMHLLLAKFNFDNPSQLIGISKYQYQQLANLESLLNDQILDLEKQLYPDLIPNEDIQRLLWIPGIGKINAFNIVLEVDDINRFESVNNFYSYCRLTPSARNSAGKAKQRSSKDGNKYLKVVFSDAAVHAIQYYPVIRKYNNSLMRKKNKQIAKTIIAKEIANIVFHVLKYKTNFNNKFKGKVLEHTKSLQWPRVVSPYA; translated from the coding sequence ATGTATTACACCGGTATCGATCTTCACAAGTTTACTTCATATCTAACAACTGTTGATTCATCCGGTAAAATTATCAAGGAACAAAACATTAAGAATATAGATCATAATTTTGTTCAATATTTTTCTGATCTTGGAACTGAGAATTTAACAACTGTTGAATCCACAATGACTTGGTATTGGTTAGATGATTTACTCAATTCTCTAAAAATACCATTAGTCCTTGCCCATGCTAAATATGTTAAAGCTATTGCTTATGCCAAAGTTAAAACCGATAAAGTTGATTCTCACACTCTTGCTCAACTCCTTCGTATGGATTACATTCCAGAAGCTTATAAAATTTCTAATCAAAACAGAACTCTCAGAGATGCTCTTAGAGCTAGATTAAAAATAGTTCAACGTCATACTTCCGTTACTAACTCCATGCATTTGCTTTTAGCTAAATTTAACTTCGATAATCCATCTCAGCTAATCGGTATCTCTAAATACCAATATCAACAATTAGCAAACTTAGAATCATTACTCAATGATCAAATACTTGATCTTGAAAAACAACTTTATCCAGACCTAATTCCTAATGAAGACATTCAACGATTACTCTGGATTCCCGGTATTGGGAAGATAAATGCTTTCAACATTGTTTTAGAAGTTGATGATATTAACCGGTTTGAATCTGTTAACAACTTCTATTCTTACTGCCGTTTAACTCCTTCTGCTCGAAACTCAGCCGGAAAAGCTAAACAACGTTCCTCTAAAGATGGAAACAAATATCTTAAGGTTGTTTTCTCTGATGCTGCTGTTCATGCTATTCAATATTACCCAGTAATAAGAAAATACAATAATTCTTTAATGAGAAAAAAGAATAAACAGATAGCTAAAACTATTATTGCTAAAGAAATTGCGAATATTGTTTTTCATGTACTAAAATATAAAACTAACTTTAACAATAAATTTAAGGGTAAGGTTTTAGAACACACTAAATCTTTACAATGGCCACGAGTTGTAAGCCCCTACGCATAA
- a CDS encoding KTSC domain-containing protein yields MDREYVDSSMITSVGYDSNSGTLELEFKNGGAIWQYYDVQESTYYEFMSSGSLGKYFLANIKGQYTENRVG; encoded by the coding sequence ATGGATAGAGAATATGTAGATTCGTCTATGATTACAAGTGTAGGCTATGATTCTAATTCTGGAACTTTAGAGCTTGAATTCAAAAATGGTGGTGCTATTTGGCAGTATTATGATGTTCAAGAAAGCACTTACTATGAATTTATGTCATCTGGTTCATTAGGAAAATATTTTTTAGCTAACATCAAAGGGCAATATACGGAAAATAGAGTTGGTTAA